One window of the Salvelinus alpinus chromosome 13, SLU_Salpinus.1, whole genome shotgun sequence genome contains the following:
- the stk36 gene encoding serine/threonine-protein kinase 36 isoform X1, translating into MDLYHVLEMIGEGSFGRVYKGRKKFSGQVVALKFIPKVGRSEKELRNLKREIDIMRGLQHPNIVLLLDSFETEREVVVVTEYAEGELFQILEDDGNLPESQVCDIACQLVSALYYLHSHRILHRDMKPQNILLGKGGVVKLCDFGFARAMSVSTLVLTSIKGTPLYMSPELVEEKPYDHTADLWSLGCILYELHTGAPPFYTNSIFQLVQLIVRDPVKWPDTMSQTCMTFLKGLLTKDPQKRLSWPHLLKHPFVADGVLVLSDPVVSSPLTVAPSPDLQVLKLQQAVQKAAPHGGEGRLLRKAREQRDKRNRQVGNGKTESSSQAPSRTATAVKPLSKDSLVAPSDGLDQDLSQLTANLSLTPKQSAIEISTNRGFPRVPSRGQISRDYEQEFPSVEVGPRQALRRPETPERGQARTSLGAVRLHSQDVDSDEEWERLIQQTSVSSGQTIQIIPRLKEKLLTSKTLLLDGILEGACQIRQPLKVLSNLILTSDSEDSHRLRQEVGLPHFLFNLVQDIVENPVVVKQPWSVTVLGEVIVLLLNYWEKHRDWQQAENKLEDYAMPFFKILLRPDPNPLAPLAAAILAIFSQCGVSVVVSMDRITAQLNKLLSDSDEPRVPLPSGWGFCDGFLSLVLHTLTERESPPHSASLDPSILRLLWVKVGTSLEKTARTKFCSSNGLYVFLSLALFVLTRDPYCCVPLFSDSDTNCILTLSHLLTTDWPSDETHSQLWGGDSSVNSLSVLSCHLLCFPFALDLSSETMDRLLQLYHSAGIVTGLLQVIQSVPPSLLEVPLSLLCRLLLCDPGRSVPCFTAAARAQGFFSPPSSDPKEDRRNQAPASRVRDQAGHPVSVSRTASSLLSDLLKPDSEALWGSAVELFTLLSQAARCSPRSRPSTPYLHLEPAPLHQALAHPDDRVRAAACSLLGNLDPFTPHTPPSTSDPQWTRLQPAILRDIIGCLHDPSASVRRMACKAVGNWLGLIGKAEFRTRRANGRENSSALITARERKKGKPDKTVSSQFLVGDGGDSSTTLKQQVADQEDGSGWVEEANWATTELLSLMADPDALTRRHCCAALGNMAAVEGGVASLLEGDVPLLLLQAACTDSQHAVQRAAVATLSLYSQQDALRQALLSLDAREKLRQASQYVAPPQCDYSQIIKLL; encoded by the exons ATGGACTTGTATCACGTTTTGGAGATGATAGGAGAGGGCTCGTTTGGACGAGTGTATAAAGGACGTAAAAAGTTCAGTGGCCAA GTCGTGGCACTAAAGTTTATCCCCAAGGTGGGCCGTTCTGAGAAGGAGCTGCGCAATCTCAAAAGGGAAATTGACATCATGAGGGGACTTCAACATCCGAACATTGTCCTGCTCTTAGACAGCTTTGAGACTGAACGAGAG GTTGTTGTTGTGACAGAGTATGCAGAGGGAGAGTTGTTCCAGATCCTTGAAGATGATGGGAACTTACCAGAGAGCCAG GTTTGTGATATTGCCTGCCAGCTGGTCTCTGCCTTGTATTATTTGCATTCCCATCGGATTCTCCACCGTGACATGAAACCACAGAACATTCTGCTGGGCAAGGGAGGGGTGGTGAAGCTGTGTGATTTTGG ATTTGCTAGAGCAATGAGTGTGTCCACCCTGGTCCTGACCTCCATCAAGGGGACGCCCCTCTACATGTCCCCAGAACTGGTAGAGGAGAAGCCCTACGACCACACAGCCGACCTCTGGTCTCTGGGCTGCATCCTCTATGAGCTCCACACGGGGGCGCCACCATTCTACACTAACTCCATCTTTCAGCTGGTCCAGCTCATAGTCAGAGACCCGGTCAAGTGGCCGGACACCATGAGCCAGACCTGCATG ACTTTCCTGAAAGGTTTGTTGACCAAAGACCCACAGAAGAGGTTGTCGTGGCCACACCTCCTAAAACACCCATTTGTTGCTGATGGAGTTCTAG TTCTCTCAGACCCCGTTGTGTCCAGCCCGCTGACAGTGGCCCCCAGCCCAGACCTGCAGGTGCTAAAACTCCAGCAGGCAGTGCAGAAAGCAGCGCCACATGGTGGAGAGGGGAGATTACTGCGCAAGGCCAGGGAACAGAGGGACAAGAGGAACAGACAG GTGGGAAACGGAAAGACTGAATCATCTAGTCAGGCACCTTCAAGGACAGCCACTGCAGTGAAGCCCCTGTCCAAAGACAGCCTGGTGGCTCCCTCAGATGGTTTGGATCAAGATCTGTCACAATTAACCGCCAATCTGAGCCTTACCCCAAAACAGTCTGCCATCGAGATTTCCACTAACAG GGGTTTCCCCCGTGTCCCCAGCAGGGGTCAGATCAGCCGGGACTACGAACAGGAGTTCCCCTCTGTGGAGGTTGGGCCCCGACAGGCCCTGAGGCGACCTGAGACTCCGGAGCGGGGTCAGGCCAGGACCAGCCTGGGTGCTGTGAGGCTCCACAGCCAG GAtgttgacagtgatgaggagtgggagaggtTGATCCAGCAGACCTCCGTTTCCAGCGGCCAAACCATTCAAATCATACCTCGATTGAAAGAGAAGTTGCTGACATCCAAAACCCTG CTATTGGATGGTATCCTGGAGGGGGCATGTCAGATCCGTCAGCCACTGAAGGTCCTGTCCAACCTGATCTTGACCTCTGACTCCGAGGACTCCCATCGACTTAGACAGGAAGTTGGACTACCTCATTTCCTGTTCAACCTAGTCCAGGATATTGTGGAGAATCCAGTGGTCGTTAAG CAACCATGGAGTGTGACAGTACTGGGGGAAGTGATTGTTCTACTCTTGAACTATTGGGAGAAGCACCGTGACTGGCAACAAGCAGAGAACAA ACTGGAAGATTACGCCATGCCCTTTTTCAAGATTCTGCTTCGGCCTGACCCTAACCCATTGGCA CCTCTGGCTGCAGCCATTCTGGCCATATTCAGCCAGTGTGGAGTCTCTGTAGTTGTTAGCATGGACAGGATCACTGCCCAGCTCAACAAGCTTCTCTCAGACTCCGACGAG CCACGCGTCCCGTTACCATCAGGCTGGGGGTTCTGTGATGGCTTCTTGTCATTGGTTCTCCACACCCTAACTGAG CGTGAAAGTCCTCCACACTCTGCTTCTTTGGATCCAAGCATTCTGCGCCTCCTGTGGGTGAAAGTTGGTACTTCACTGGAGAAAACAGCCAGAACAAAGTTCTGCTCCTCAAACG GACTGTATGTGTTCCTGTCCCTCGCCCTTTTTGTTCTTACCAGGGACCCGTACTGCTGTGTTCCCCTGTTCTCAGACAGCGACACAAACTGCATACTCACCCTGAGCCACCTGCTCACCACTGATTG GCCGTCTGACGAGACTCACAGCCAGCTTTGGGGTGGTGACTCCAGTGTGAACAGCCTATCAGTGTTGAGCTGCCACCTGCTGTGTTTCCCCTTTGCCCTGGACCTGTCCTCAGAGACCATGGACAGACTACTCCAGCTGTACCACAGCGCTGGCATTGTCACTGGCCTGCTGCAG GTTATCCAGTCCGTTCCTCCGTCTCTCCTGGaagtgcctctctctctgctgtgtcgcCTGCTGCTGTGTGACCCCGGCCGCTCTGTCCCCTGCTTCACAGCAGCCGCCAGGGCCCAAGGCTTCTTCTCTCCACCCAGCAGTGACCCCAAGGAGGATAGAAGAAACCAGGCACCAGCCTCCAGGGTCAGGGACCAGGCTGGGCACCCAGTGTCTGTATCTAGGACTGCCAGCTCCCTTCTCTCTGACCTGCTAAAGCCTGATAGTGAAGCCCTGTGGGGGTCGGCCGTGGAGCTCTTCACCCTACTATCACAGGCTGCCCGCTGTTCCCCTAGGTCCCGACCCTCCACCCCTTATCTCCACCTGGAGCCTGCTCCCCTGCACCAGGCCCTGGCTCACCCCGACGACAGGGTCAGAGCTGCTGCCTGTAGCCTGCTAGGTAACCTGGACCCGTTTACACCTCATACTCCTCCCTCCACCAGTGACCCACAATGGACCCGGCTGCAACCCGCCATCCTCAGAGACATAATTGGCTGTCTCCACGACCCCTCTGCATCCGTACGGAGGATGGCCTGCAAGGCCGTGGGCAATTGGCTGGGGCTCATCGGAAAGGCAGAGTTTAGAACACGGAGAGCCAATGGGAGAGAGAACAGTAGTGCCCTTATTACAGCCCGGGAAAGGAAGAAGGGCAAGCCAGACAAGACTGTGTCCTCCCAGTTCCTGGTAGGAGACGGAGGAGACTCATCCACAACactcaaacagcaagtagcagacCAAGAGGATGGAAGTGGATGGGTGGAGGAAGCCAATTGGGCAACAACTGAGCTACTCTCCCTCATGGCGGACCCTGATGCCCTGACGCGCCGCCACTGCTGCGCTGCCCTGGGCAACATGGCTGCTGTGGAAGGGGGTGTGGCCTCACTGCTGGAGGGAGATGTGCCCCTTCTCCTCCTACAGGCCGCCTGTACCGACTCCCAGCATGCAGTCCAACGAGCGGCTGTCGCTACCCTGAGCTTATACAGCCAACAGGACGCACTACGACAG GCTCTGCTGTCCCTTGATGCACGTGAGAAACTTCGTCAGGCTTCACAGTATGTCGCACCTCCACAGTGTGACTACAGTCAGATCATCAAGCTGCTATGA
- the stk36 gene encoding serine/threonine-protein kinase 36 isoform X3 yields MDLYHVLEMIGEGSFGRVYKGRKKFSGQVVALKFIPKVGRSEKELRNLKREIDIMRGLQHPNIVLLLDSFETEREVVVVTEYAEGELFQILEDDGNLPESQVCDIACQLVSALYYLHSHRILHRDMKPQNILLGKGGVVKLCDFGFARAMSVSTLVLTSIKGTPLYMSPELVEEKPYDHTADLWSLGCILYELHTGAPPFYTNSIFQLVQLIVRDPVKWPDTMSQTCMTFLKGLLTKDPQKRLSWPHLLKHPFVADGVLVLSDPVVSSPLTVAPSPDLQVLKLQQAVQKAAPHGGEGRLLRKAREQRDKRNRQVGNGKTESSSQAPSRTATAVKPLSKDSLVAPSDGLDQDLSQLTANLSLTPKQSAIEISTNRGQISRDYEQEFPSVEVGPRQALRRPETPERGQARTSLGAVRLHSQDVDSDEEWERLIQQTSVSSGQTIQIIPRLKEKLLTSKTLLLDGILEGACQIRQPLKVLSNLILTSDSEDSHRLRQEVGLPHFLFNLVQDIVENPVVVKQPWSVTVLGEVIVLLLNYWEKHRDWQQAENKLEDYAMPFFKILLRPDPNPLAPLAAAILAIFSQCGVSVVVSMDRITAQLNKLLSDSDEPRVPLPSGWGFCDGFLSLVLHTLTERESPPHSASLDPSILRLLWVKVGTSLEKTARTKFCSSNGLYVFLSLALFVLTRDPYCCVPLFSDSDTNCILTLSHLLTTDWPSDETHSQLWGGDSSVNSLSVLSCHLLCFPFALDLSSETMDRLLQLYHSAGIVTGLLQVIQSVPPSLLEVPLSLLCRLLLCDPGRSVPCFTAAARAQGFFSPPSSDPKEDRRNQAPASRVRDQAGHPVSVSRTASSLLSDLLKPDSEALWGSAVELFTLLSQAARCSPRSRPSTPYLHLEPAPLHQALAHPDDRVRAAACSLLGNLDPFTPHTPPSTSDPQWTRLQPAILRDIIGCLHDPSASVRRMACKAVGNWLGLIGKAEFRTRRANGRENSSALITARERKKGKPDKTVSSQFLVGDGGDSSTTLKQQVADQEDGSGWVEEANWATTELLSLMADPDALTRRHCCAALGNMAAVEGGVASLLEGDVPLLLLQAACTDSQHAVQRAAVATLSLYSQQDALRQALLSLDAREKLRQASQYVAPPQCDYSQIIKLL; encoded by the exons ATGGACTTGTATCACGTTTTGGAGATGATAGGAGAGGGCTCGTTTGGACGAGTGTATAAAGGACGTAAAAAGTTCAGTGGCCAA GTCGTGGCACTAAAGTTTATCCCCAAGGTGGGCCGTTCTGAGAAGGAGCTGCGCAATCTCAAAAGGGAAATTGACATCATGAGGGGACTTCAACATCCGAACATTGTCCTGCTCTTAGACAGCTTTGAGACTGAACGAGAG GTTGTTGTTGTGACAGAGTATGCAGAGGGAGAGTTGTTCCAGATCCTTGAAGATGATGGGAACTTACCAGAGAGCCAG GTTTGTGATATTGCCTGCCAGCTGGTCTCTGCCTTGTATTATTTGCATTCCCATCGGATTCTCCACCGTGACATGAAACCACAGAACATTCTGCTGGGCAAGGGAGGGGTGGTGAAGCTGTGTGATTTTGG ATTTGCTAGAGCAATGAGTGTGTCCACCCTGGTCCTGACCTCCATCAAGGGGACGCCCCTCTACATGTCCCCAGAACTGGTAGAGGAGAAGCCCTACGACCACACAGCCGACCTCTGGTCTCTGGGCTGCATCCTCTATGAGCTCCACACGGGGGCGCCACCATTCTACACTAACTCCATCTTTCAGCTGGTCCAGCTCATAGTCAGAGACCCGGTCAAGTGGCCGGACACCATGAGCCAGACCTGCATG ACTTTCCTGAAAGGTTTGTTGACCAAAGACCCACAGAAGAGGTTGTCGTGGCCACACCTCCTAAAACACCCATTTGTTGCTGATGGAGTTCTAG TTCTCTCAGACCCCGTTGTGTCCAGCCCGCTGACAGTGGCCCCCAGCCCAGACCTGCAGGTGCTAAAACTCCAGCAGGCAGTGCAGAAAGCAGCGCCACATGGTGGAGAGGGGAGATTACTGCGCAAGGCCAGGGAACAGAGGGACAAGAGGAACAGACAG GTGGGAAACGGAAAGACTGAATCATCTAGTCAGGCACCTTCAAGGACAGCCACTGCAGTGAAGCCCCTGTCCAAAGACAGCCTGGTGGCTCCCTCAGATGGTTTGGATCAAGATCTGTCACAATTAACCGCCAATCTGAGCCTTACCCCAAAACAGTCTGCCATCGAGATTTCCACTAACAG GGGTCAGATCAGCCGGGACTACGAACAGGAGTTCCCCTCTGTGGAGGTTGGGCCCCGACAGGCCCTGAGGCGACCTGAGACTCCGGAGCGGGGTCAGGCCAGGACCAGCCTGGGTGCTGTGAGGCTCCACAGCCAG GAtgttgacagtgatgaggagtgggagaggtTGATCCAGCAGACCTCCGTTTCCAGCGGCCAAACCATTCAAATCATACCTCGATTGAAAGAGAAGTTGCTGACATCCAAAACCCTG CTATTGGATGGTATCCTGGAGGGGGCATGTCAGATCCGTCAGCCACTGAAGGTCCTGTCCAACCTGATCTTGACCTCTGACTCCGAGGACTCCCATCGACTTAGACAGGAAGTTGGACTACCTCATTTCCTGTTCAACCTAGTCCAGGATATTGTGGAGAATCCAGTGGTCGTTAAG CAACCATGGAGTGTGACAGTACTGGGGGAAGTGATTGTTCTACTCTTGAACTATTGGGAGAAGCACCGTGACTGGCAACAAGCAGAGAACAA ACTGGAAGATTACGCCATGCCCTTTTTCAAGATTCTGCTTCGGCCTGACCCTAACCCATTGGCA CCTCTGGCTGCAGCCATTCTGGCCATATTCAGCCAGTGTGGAGTCTCTGTAGTTGTTAGCATGGACAGGATCACTGCCCAGCTCAACAAGCTTCTCTCAGACTCCGACGAG CCACGCGTCCCGTTACCATCAGGCTGGGGGTTCTGTGATGGCTTCTTGTCATTGGTTCTCCACACCCTAACTGAG CGTGAAAGTCCTCCACACTCTGCTTCTTTGGATCCAAGCATTCTGCGCCTCCTGTGGGTGAAAGTTGGTACTTCACTGGAGAAAACAGCCAGAACAAAGTTCTGCTCCTCAAACG GACTGTATGTGTTCCTGTCCCTCGCCCTTTTTGTTCTTACCAGGGACCCGTACTGCTGTGTTCCCCTGTTCTCAGACAGCGACACAAACTGCATACTCACCCTGAGCCACCTGCTCACCACTGATTG GCCGTCTGACGAGACTCACAGCCAGCTTTGGGGTGGTGACTCCAGTGTGAACAGCCTATCAGTGTTGAGCTGCCACCTGCTGTGTTTCCCCTTTGCCCTGGACCTGTCCTCAGAGACCATGGACAGACTACTCCAGCTGTACCACAGCGCTGGCATTGTCACTGGCCTGCTGCAG GTTATCCAGTCCGTTCCTCCGTCTCTCCTGGaagtgcctctctctctgctgtgtcgcCTGCTGCTGTGTGACCCCGGCCGCTCTGTCCCCTGCTTCACAGCAGCCGCCAGGGCCCAAGGCTTCTTCTCTCCACCCAGCAGTGACCCCAAGGAGGATAGAAGAAACCAGGCACCAGCCTCCAGGGTCAGGGACCAGGCTGGGCACCCAGTGTCTGTATCTAGGACTGCCAGCTCCCTTCTCTCTGACCTGCTAAAGCCTGATAGTGAAGCCCTGTGGGGGTCGGCCGTGGAGCTCTTCACCCTACTATCACAGGCTGCCCGCTGTTCCCCTAGGTCCCGACCCTCCACCCCTTATCTCCACCTGGAGCCTGCTCCCCTGCACCAGGCCCTGGCTCACCCCGACGACAGGGTCAGAGCTGCTGCCTGTAGCCTGCTAGGTAACCTGGACCCGTTTACACCTCATACTCCTCCCTCCACCAGTGACCCACAATGGACCCGGCTGCAACCCGCCATCCTCAGAGACATAATTGGCTGTCTCCACGACCCCTCTGCATCCGTACGGAGGATGGCCTGCAAGGCCGTGGGCAATTGGCTGGGGCTCATCGGAAAGGCAGAGTTTAGAACACGGAGAGCCAATGGGAGAGAGAACAGTAGTGCCCTTATTACAGCCCGGGAAAGGAAGAAGGGCAAGCCAGACAAGACTGTGTCCTCCCAGTTCCTGGTAGGAGACGGAGGAGACTCATCCACAACactcaaacagcaagtagcagacCAAGAGGATGGAAGTGGATGGGTGGAGGAAGCCAATTGGGCAACAACTGAGCTACTCTCCCTCATGGCGGACCCTGATGCCCTGACGCGCCGCCACTGCTGCGCTGCCCTGGGCAACATGGCTGCTGTGGAAGGGGGTGTGGCCTCACTGCTGGAGGGAGATGTGCCCCTTCTCCTCCTACAGGCCGCCTGTACCGACTCCCAGCATGCAGTCCAACGAGCGGCTGTCGCTACCCTGAGCTTATACAGCCAACAGGACGCACTACGACAG GCTCTGCTGTCCCTTGATGCACGTGAGAAACTTCGTCAGGCTTCACAGTATGTCGCACCTCCACAGTGTGACTACAGTCAGATCATCAAGCTGCTATGA
- the stk36 gene encoding serine/threonine-protein kinase 36 isoform X2 has product MDLYHVLEMIGEGSFGRVYKGRKKFSGQVVALKFIPKVGRSEKELRNLKREIDIMRGLQHPNIVLLLDSFETEREVVVVTEYAEGELFQILEDDGNLPESQVCDIACQLVSALYYLHSHRILHRDMKPQNILLGKGGVVKLCDFGFARAMSVSTLVLTSIKGTPLYMSPELVEEKPYDHTADLWSLGCILYELHTGAPPFYTNSIFQLVQLIVRDPVKWPDTMSQTCMTFLKGLLTKDPQKRLSWPHLLKHPFVADGVLVLSDPVVSSPLTVAPSPDLQVLKLQQAVQKAAPHGGEGRLLRKAREQRDKRNRQVGNGKTESSSQAPSRTATAVKPLSKDSLVAPSDGLDQDLSQLTANLSLTPKQSAIEISTNSRGQISRDYEQEFPSVEVGPRQALRRPETPERGQARTSLGAVRLHSQDVDSDEEWERLIQQTSVSSGQTIQIIPRLKEKLLTSKTLLLDGILEGACQIRQPLKVLSNLILTSDSEDSHRLRQEVGLPHFLFNLVQDIVENPVVVKQPWSVTVLGEVIVLLLNYWEKHRDWQQAENKLEDYAMPFFKILLRPDPNPLAPLAAAILAIFSQCGVSVVVSMDRITAQLNKLLSDSDEPRVPLPSGWGFCDGFLSLVLHTLTERESPPHSASLDPSILRLLWVKVGTSLEKTARTKFCSSNGLYVFLSLALFVLTRDPYCCVPLFSDSDTNCILTLSHLLTTDWPSDETHSQLWGGDSSVNSLSVLSCHLLCFPFALDLSSETMDRLLQLYHSAGIVTGLLQVIQSVPPSLLEVPLSLLCRLLLCDPGRSVPCFTAAARAQGFFSPPSSDPKEDRRNQAPASRVRDQAGHPVSVSRTASSLLSDLLKPDSEALWGSAVELFTLLSQAARCSPRSRPSTPYLHLEPAPLHQALAHPDDRVRAAACSLLGNLDPFTPHTPPSTSDPQWTRLQPAILRDIIGCLHDPSASVRRMACKAVGNWLGLIGKAEFRTRRANGRENSSALITARERKKGKPDKTVSSQFLVGDGGDSSTTLKQQVADQEDGSGWVEEANWATTELLSLMADPDALTRRHCCAALGNMAAVEGGVASLLEGDVPLLLLQAACTDSQHAVQRAAVATLSLYSQQDALRQALLSLDAREKLRQASQYVAPPQCDYSQIIKLL; this is encoded by the exons ATGGACTTGTATCACGTTTTGGAGATGATAGGAGAGGGCTCGTTTGGACGAGTGTATAAAGGACGTAAAAAGTTCAGTGGCCAA GTCGTGGCACTAAAGTTTATCCCCAAGGTGGGCCGTTCTGAGAAGGAGCTGCGCAATCTCAAAAGGGAAATTGACATCATGAGGGGACTTCAACATCCGAACATTGTCCTGCTCTTAGACAGCTTTGAGACTGAACGAGAG GTTGTTGTTGTGACAGAGTATGCAGAGGGAGAGTTGTTCCAGATCCTTGAAGATGATGGGAACTTACCAGAGAGCCAG GTTTGTGATATTGCCTGCCAGCTGGTCTCTGCCTTGTATTATTTGCATTCCCATCGGATTCTCCACCGTGACATGAAACCACAGAACATTCTGCTGGGCAAGGGAGGGGTGGTGAAGCTGTGTGATTTTGG ATTTGCTAGAGCAATGAGTGTGTCCACCCTGGTCCTGACCTCCATCAAGGGGACGCCCCTCTACATGTCCCCAGAACTGGTAGAGGAGAAGCCCTACGACCACACAGCCGACCTCTGGTCTCTGGGCTGCATCCTCTATGAGCTCCACACGGGGGCGCCACCATTCTACACTAACTCCATCTTTCAGCTGGTCCAGCTCATAGTCAGAGACCCGGTCAAGTGGCCGGACACCATGAGCCAGACCTGCATG ACTTTCCTGAAAGGTTTGTTGACCAAAGACCCACAGAAGAGGTTGTCGTGGCCACACCTCCTAAAACACCCATTTGTTGCTGATGGAGTTCTAG TTCTCTCAGACCCCGTTGTGTCCAGCCCGCTGACAGTGGCCCCCAGCCCAGACCTGCAGGTGCTAAAACTCCAGCAGGCAGTGCAGAAAGCAGCGCCACATGGTGGAGAGGGGAGATTACTGCGCAAGGCCAGGGAACAGAGGGACAAGAGGAACAGACAG GTGGGAAACGGAAAGACTGAATCATCTAGTCAGGCACCTTCAAGGACAGCCACTGCAGTGAAGCCCCTGTCCAAAGACAGCCTGGTGGCTCCCTCAGATGGTTTGGATCAAGATCTGTCACAATTAACCGCCAATCTGAGCCTTACCCCAAAACAGTCTGCCATCGAGATTTCCACTAACAG CAGGGGTCAGATCAGCCGGGACTACGAACAGGAGTTCCCCTCTGTGGAGGTTGGGCCCCGACAGGCCCTGAGGCGACCTGAGACTCCGGAGCGGGGTCAGGCCAGGACCAGCCTGGGTGCTGTGAGGCTCCACAGCCAG GAtgttgacagtgatgaggagtgggagaggtTGATCCAGCAGACCTCCGTTTCCAGCGGCCAAACCATTCAAATCATACCTCGATTGAAAGAGAAGTTGCTGACATCCAAAACCCTG CTATTGGATGGTATCCTGGAGGGGGCATGTCAGATCCGTCAGCCACTGAAGGTCCTGTCCAACCTGATCTTGACCTCTGACTCCGAGGACTCCCATCGACTTAGACAGGAAGTTGGACTACCTCATTTCCTGTTCAACCTAGTCCAGGATATTGTGGAGAATCCAGTGGTCGTTAAG CAACCATGGAGTGTGACAGTACTGGGGGAAGTGATTGTTCTACTCTTGAACTATTGGGAGAAGCACCGTGACTGGCAACAAGCAGAGAACAA ACTGGAAGATTACGCCATGCCCTTTTTCAAGATTCTGCTTCGGCCTGACCCTAACCCATTGGCA CCTCTGGCTGCAGCCATTCTGGCCATATTCAGCCAGTGTGGAGTCTCTGTAGTTGTTAGCATGGACAGGATCACTGCCCAGCTCAACAAGCTTCTCTCAGACTCCGACGAG CCACGCGTCCCGTTACCATCAGGCTGGGGGTTCTGTGATGGCTTCTTGTCATTGGTTCTCCACACCCTAACTGAG CGTGAAAGTCCTCCACACTCTGCTTCTTTGGATCCAAGCATTCTGCGCCTCCTGTGGGTGAAAGTTGGTACTTCACTGGAGAAAACAGCCAGAACAAAGTTCTGCTCCTCAAACG GACTGTATGTGTTCCTGTCCCTCGCCCTTTTTGTTCTTACCAGGGACCCGTACTGCTGTGTTCCCCTGTTCTCAGACAGCGACACAAACTGCATACTCACCCTGAGCCACCTGCTCACCACTGATTG GCCGTCTGACGAGACTCACAGCCAGCTTTGGGGTGGTGACTCCAGTGTGAACAGCCTATCAGTGTTGAGCTGCCACCTGCTGTGTTTCCCCTTTGCCCTGGACCTGTCCTCAGAGACCATGGACAGACTACTCCAGCTGTACCACAGCGCTGGCATTGTCACTGGCCTGCTGCAG GTTATCCAGTCCGTTCCTCCGTCTCTCCTGGaagtgcctctctctctgctgtgtcgcCTGCTGCTGTGTGACCCCGGCCGCTCTGTCCCCTGCTTCACAGCAGCCGCCAGGGCCCAAGGCTTCTTCTCTCCACCCAGCAGTGACCCCAAGGAGGATAGAAGAAACCAGGCACCAGCCTCCAGGGTCAGGGACCAGGCTGGGCACCCAGTGTCTGTATCTAGGACTGCCAGCTCCCTTCTCTCTGACCTGCTAAAGCCTGATAGTGAAGCCCTGTGGGGGTCGGCCGTGGAGCTCTTCACCCTACTATCACAGGCTGCCCGCTGTTCCCCTAGGTCCCGACCCTCCACCCCTTATCTCCACCTGGAGCCTGCTCCCCTGCACCAGGCCCTGGCTCACCCCGACGACAGGGTCAGAGCTGCTGCCTGTAGCCTGCTAGGTAACCTGGACCCGTTTACACCTCATACTCCTCCCTCCACCAGTGACCCACAATGGACCCGGCTGCAACCCGCCATCCTCAGAGACATAATTGGCTGTCTCCACGACCCCTCTGCATCCGTACGGAGGATGGCCTGCAAGGCCGTGGGCAATTGGCTGGGGCTCATCGGAAAGGCAGAGTTTAGAACACGGAGAGCCAATGGGAGAGAGAACAGTAGTGCCCTTATTACAGCCCGGGAAAGGAAGAAGGGCAAGCCAGACAAGACTGTGTCCTCCCAGTTCCTGGTAGGAGACGGAGGAGACTCATCCACAACactcaaacagcaagtagcagacCAAGAGGATGGAAGTGGATGGGTGGAGGAAGCCAATTGGGCAACAACTGAGCTACTCTCCCTCATGGCGGACCCTGATGCCCTGACGCGCCGCCACTGCTGCGCTGCCCTGGGCAACATGGCTGCTGTGGAAGGGGGTGTGGCCTCACTGCTGGAGGGAGATGTGCCCCTTCTCCTCCTACAGGCCGCCTGTACCGACTCCCAGCATGCAGTCCAACGAGCGGCTGTCGCTACCCTGAGCTTATACAGCCAACAGGACGCACTACGACAG GCTCTGCTGTCCCTTGATGCACGTGAGAAACTTCGTCAGGCTTCACAGTATGTCGCACCTCCACAGTGTGACTACAGTCAGATCATCAAGCTGCTATGA